A genomic window from Gossypium hirsutum isolate 1008001.06 chromosome D12, Gossypium_hirsutum_v2.1, whole genome shotgun sequence includes:
- the LOC121224639 gene encoding uncharacterized protein codes for MLQRRFAITFQNQRLPNRSPFYPPSRNRFSTPPHPTLSLSLPTSTEAASEPNLQPVPTFILACGETEPFVAAAVPFSLKISCPPTTMVAAKKTKKTHESINNRLALVMKSGKYTLGYKTVLKSLRSSKGIPLFL; via the exons ATGCTTCAGCGCCGATTTGCTATTACGTTCCAAAATCAAAGATTGCCTAATCGGTCTCCCTTTTACCCTCCAAGCAGAAATCGATTCTCCACCCCACCCCACCCCACCCTTtccctctccctcccaacatcaacagAAGCCGCCAGCGAACCAAACCTCCAGCCAGTCCCGACTTTCATCTTGGCATGTGGTGAAACTGAACCATTTGTAGCTGCCGCAGTTCCCTTCTCGCTGAAGATCTCCTGTCCTCCGACGACAATGGTTGCCGCCAAGAAGACC AAGAAGACCCATGAGAGCATTAACAACAGATTGGCTCTCGTTATGAAAAGTGGGAAATACACTTTGGGTTACAAAACTGTTCTCAAATCTCTCAGAAGCTCCAAAGGTATTCCATTGTTTCTTTAA
- the LOC107940491 gene encoding serine/threonine protein phosphatase 2A 55 kDa regulatory subunit B alpha isoform, which yields MDYPINRHPEFRYKTEFQSHEPEFDYLKSLEIEEKINKIRWCQSSNGALFLLSTNDRTIKLWKVQEKKVKKVCNMNVDSTKAMGNGPIVGSSISTSSKQYIANGGCTSNDFSFPTGGFPSLHLPVVVVVNPECLFVKILWNQYFFCHFSMV from the exons ATGGATTATCCAATCAATAGGCATCCTGAGTTTCGCTATAAAACAGAGTTTCAGAGCCACGAACCTGAG TTTGACTATCTGAAGAGCTTGGAAATTGAGgagaaaattaacaaaattaggtGGTGCCAGTCATCTAATggtgctctttttcttttgtcgaCAAATGACAGAACAATCAAGTTATGGAAG GTACAAGAGAAGAAAGTCAAAAAAGTATGTAACATGAACGTGGACTCAACCAAAGCCATGGGAAATGGTCCTATTGTTGGTTCAAGTATATCAACAAGCTCCAAACAATACATTGCAAATGGAGGATGCACAAGCAATGACTTCTCATTCCCAACTGGGGGTTTCCCATCTTTGCATTTGCCTGTGGTAGTTGTTGTGAATCCAGAATGTTTATTTGTTAAGATACTTTGGAATCAATactttttttgtcatttttccaTGGTTTAG